One segment of Streptomyces sp. NBC_00576 DNA contains the following:
- the bldC gene encoding developmental transcriptional regulator BldC, producing MTARTPDAEPLLTPAEVATMFRVDPKTVTRWAKAGKLTSIRTLGGHRRYREAEVRALLAGIPQQRSEA from the coding sequence ATGACCGCTCGCACCCCTGATGCCGAGCCGCTGCTGACCCCGGCTGAGGTCGCCACCATGTTCCGTGTTGACCCCAAGACGGTGACGCGGTGGGCGAAGGCCGGCAAGCTCACGTCCATCCGCACGCTCGGCGGACACCGCCGTTACCGCGAGGCCGAGGTCCGCGCCCTGCTTGCGGGCATTCCGCAGCAGCGCAGCGAGGCCTGA
- the purM gene encoding phosphoribosylformylglycinamidine cyclo-ligase codes for MSATNSASGASYAAAGVDIEAGDRAVELMKEWVKKTQRPEVLGGLGGFAGLFDASALKRFERPLLASATDGVGTKVDIARQLGVYDTIGHDLVAMVMDDIVVCGAEPLFMTDYICVGKVHPDRVAAIVKGIAEGCVLAGCALVGGETAEHPGLLGPDDFDVAGAGTGVVEADRLLGADRIRTGDAVIAMAASGLHSNGYSLVRHVLLKQGGLALDAHIEEFGHTLGEELLVPTKIYSLDCLALTRTTDVHAYSHVTGGGLAANLARVIPDTLHAIVDRSTWTPAPVFDLVGKTGSVERLELEKTLNMGVGMIAIVPEDSADVALATLADRGVEAWVAGEITDRGDYATGAELVGDYARA; via the coding sequence ATGTCTGCGACCAACTCTGCCTCCGGCGCTTCCTACGCGGCCGCCGGCGTCGACATCGAAGCGGGCGACCGCGCCGTCGAGCTGATGAAGGAGTGGGTGAAGAAGACGCAGCGCCCCGAGGTCCTCGGCGGCCTCGGCGGCTTCGCCGGCCTCTTCGACGCCTCCGCCCTCAAGCGCTTCGAGCGCCCGCTGCTCGCCTCCGCGACCGACGGTGTCGGCACGAAGGTCGACATCGCCCGGCAGCTCGGCGTGTACGACACCATCGGCCACGACCTGGTCGCCATGGTCATGGACGACATCGTGGTGTGCGGCGCCGAACCGCTGTTCATGACCGACTACATCTGCGTCGGCAAGGTCCACCCCGATCGCGTCGCCGCGATCGTCAAGGGCATCGCCGAAGGCTGCGTACTGGCCGGATGCGCTCTGGTCGGCGGCGAGACGGCCGAACACCCGGGTCTGCTCGGTCCGGACGACTTCGACGTCGCCGGCGCCGGTACGGGCGTCGTGGAGGCCGACCGGCTGCTCGGCGCGGATCGTATCCGTACGGGTGACGCGGTGATCGCCATGGCGGCCTCCGGGCTTCACTCGAACGGGTACTCGCTTGTCCGGCATGTGCTGCTGAAGCAGGGCGGGCTGGCCCTGGACGCGCACATCGAGGAGTTCGGGCACACGCTCGGCGAGGAGCTCCTCGTCCCCACCAAGATCTACTCCCTGGACTGCCTGGCCCTCACCCGCACCACCGACGTGCACGCCTACTCGCACGTCACCGGGGGCGGTCTGGCCGCCAACCTGGCCCGGGTGATTCCGGACACCCTGCACGCGATCGTCGACCGCTCCACGTGGACCCCGGCCCCGGTGTTCGACCTCGTCGGGAAGACGGGTTCCGTCGAACGCCTGGAGCTGGAGAAGACGCTGAACATGGGCGTCGGCATGATCGCCATCGTCCCGGAGGACTCGGCGGACGTGGCCCTCGCCACCCTGGCGGACCGAGGCGTGGAGGCATGGGTGGCAGGCGAGATCACCGACCGAGGCGACTACGCGACGGGCGCGGAACTGGTAGGCGACTACGCCCGCGCCTGA
- a CDS encoding maleylpyruvate isomerase family mycothiol-dependent enzyme — MPPAKKPKPRTRTYDPAKTRTAVLTQYANIRTAVLTLTPAQLALPTRLGDWTVRDLAAHVTMAVETVSRNLDRDEPEKAELALLDWPFATAARAADIAGGTRELAAAHPDPDSLNALYALTEQRLTQRLATAPGTRRLGTRTGAMTLADYLVTRTVELVVHTDDLNAAILGLDIPYDRQALATCTRLLADTLAAKAPGGSTEVRIPPYAVVQCVEGPRHTRGTPPNVVETDPLTWIRLATGRVQWADALDDAQVSASGERADLGGLLPLMA; from the coding sequence ATGCCCCCAGCCAAAAAACCAAAGCCCCGCACCCGCACCTACGACCCCGCCAAGACCCGCACCGCAGTCCTCACCCAGTACGCCAACATCCGCACCGCCGTCCTCACCCTCACCCCCGCCCAACTCGCCCTCCCCACCCGCCTCGGGGACTGGACCGTCCGGGACCTGGCCGCGCACGTCACCATGGCCGTGGAGACCGTGAGCCGCAACCTCGACCGGGACGAGCCGGAGAAAGCCGAACTCGCCCTGCTGGACTGGCCGTTCGCCACCGCCGCCCGCGCCGCAGACATCGCCGGGGGCACCCGCGAGCTGGCCGCCGCCCACCCCGACCCCGATTCCCTCAACGCCCTCTACGCCCTCACCGAACAGCGCCTCACCCAACGCCTGGCCACGGCCCCCGGCACTCGCCGGCTCGGCACCCGCACCGGCGCCATGACCCTCGCCGACTACCTGGTCACCCGCACCGTCGAACTGGTCGTCCACACCGACGACCTGAACGCGGCGATCCTCGGCCTGGACATCCCGTACGACCGCCAAGCCCTCGCCACCTGCACCCGCCTCCTCGCCGACACCCTCGCCGCCAAGGCACCCGGCGGCTCGACGGAGGTCCGGATCCCGCCGTACGCCGTGGTGCAGTGCGTCGAAGGGCCCAGGCACACCCGTGGCACCCCGCCCAACGTCGTCGAGACCGACCCGCTGACCTGGATCCGCCTGGCCACCGGCCGGGTCCAGTGGGCCGACGCCCTCGATGACGCCCAGGTCAGCGCGAGCGGCGAACGCGCCGACCTCGGAGGGCTACTGCCCCTCATGGCCTGA
- a CDS encoding DUF397 domain-containing protein translates to MSAHRDVCELDLESAWFKSSYSSDAGGSCVETATLTSAQVAVRDSKFPEGPALLLPPQAFAALLDHLRS, encoded by the coding sequence ATGAGCGCCCACCGAGATGTCTGTGAACTTGACCTGGAATCGGCCTGGTTCAAATCCTCCTACAGCAGCGACGCGGGTGGCAGCTGCGTCGAGACAGCCACCCTCACCTCAGCCCAGGTGGCTGTCCGCGACTCCAAGTTCCCCGAAGGCCCCGCCCTCCTCCTCCCCCCACAAGCCTTCGCCGCCCTGCTCGACCACCTCCGGAGTTGA
- a CDS encoding DUF3073 domain-containing protein: MGRGRAKAKQTKVARQLKYSSGGTDLSRLANELGASTSSQPPNGEPFEDDDDEEDDPYAQYADLYNDDDEDEDDQSSGPASSQQRRGA, from the coding sequence ATGGGGCGCGGCCGGGCAAAGGCCAAGCAGACGAAGGTCGCCCGCCAGCTGAAGTACAGCAGCGGCGGGACTGACCTCTCGCGTCTGGCCAATGAGCTGGGCGCTTCGACTTCGAGCCAGCCGCCGAATGGCGAGCCGTTCGAGGACGACGACGACGAAGAAGACGACCCGTACGCTCAGTACGCGGATCTGTACAACGACGACGATGAGGACGAGGACGATCAATCCTCAGGTCCCGCGTCGTCTCAACAACGCCGTGGGGCTTGA
- a CDS encoding Leu/Phe/Val dehydrogenase: MTDVTGAPADVLHTLFHSEQGGHEQVVLCQDRATGLKAVIAIHSTALGPALGGTRFYPYASEAAAVADALNLARGMSYKNAMAGLDHGGGKAVIIGDPDIVKSEELLLAYGRFVASLGGRYVTACDVGTYVADMDVVARECRWTTGRSPENGGAGDSSVLTAFGVYQGMRASAQHLWGDPSLRAKRIGIAGVGKVGHHLVEHLVAEGAEVFVTDVREEAVRRITERHRNVVAVADTDELIRLDGLAVYAPCALGGALNDATVPVLTAEVVCGAANNQLSHPGVEKDIADRGILYAPDYVVNAGGVIQVADELHGFDFERCKAKAAKIFDTTLAIFARAKSDGIPPAAAADRIAEQRMAEARRNR; encoded by the coding sequence GTGACCGACGTAACCGGCGCGCCTGCTGATGTACTGCACACCCTGTTCCACTCGGAGCAGGGGGGTCATGAGCAAGTCGTGCTCTGCCAGGACCGGGCCACCGGCCTCAAGGCCGTGATCGCCATCCACTCCACCGCTCTGGGCCCCGCGCTCGGCGGTACGCGCTTCTACCCGTACGCGAGCGAGGCGGCGGCCGTCGCCGACGCGCTGAACCTCGCACGCGGGATGTCGTACAAGAACGCCATGGCCGGTCTCGACCACGGCGGCGGCAAGGCCGTGATCATCGGCGACCCGGACATCGTCAAGAGCGAGGAACTCCTCCTCGCGTACGGCCGGTTCGTGGCCTCACTCGGCGGGCGGTACGTCACCGCGTGCGACGTCGGCACGTATGTGGCCGACATGGACGTCGTCGCGCGCGAGTGCCGCTGGACGACCGGACGGTCCCCGGAGAACGGCGGCGCCGGCGACTCGTCCGTGCTGACCGCCTTCGGCGTCTACCAGGGCATGCGGGCCTCCGCCCAGCACCTGTGGGGCGACCCGTCGCTGCGCGCCAAGCGGATCGGCATCGCGGGCGTCGGCAAGGTCGGGCACCACCTCGTGGAGCACCTGGTGGCGGAAGGCGCCGAGGTCTTCGTCACGGACGTGCGCGAGGAAGCCGTACGACGGATCACCGAGCGGCACCGGAACGTAGTGGCCGTCGCGGACACGGACGAGCTGATCCGCCTCGACGGACTCGCCGTCTACGCCCCCTGCGCGCTCGGCGGAGCCCTGAACGACGCCACCGTGCCCGTACTGACCGCCGAGGTGGTGTGCGGGGCGGCCAACAACCAGCTCTCCCACCCGGGCGTCGAGAAGGACATCGCGGACCGCGGGATCCTCTACGCACCCGACTACGTCGTGAACGCCGGTGGCGTGATCCAGGTGGCCGACGAGCTGCACGGGTTCGACTTCGAGCGGTGCAAGGCGAAGGCGGCGAAGATCTTCGACACCACGCTGGCCATCTTCGCACGTGCGAAGTCAGACGGGATTCCGCCGGCCGCGGCGGCCGACCGGATCGCCGAGCAGCGCATGGCGGAGGCCCGCCGGAACCGGTAG
- the purF gene encoding amidophosphoribosyltransferase: MPRGDGRLSHDLLPGEKGPQDACGVFGVWAPGEEVAKLTYFGLYALQHRGQESAGIAVSNGSKILVFKDMGLVSQVFDETSLGALQGHIAVGHARYSTTGASTWENAQPTFRATGHGSIALGHNGNLVNTAQLAEMVADLPKQHDGRTPRVAATNDTDLLTALLAAQTHDDGSPLTIEEASARILPQVQGAFSLVFMDEHTLYAARDPQGIRPLVLGRLERGWVVASESAALDICGAAYVREIEPGEFVAIDENGLRTSRFAEAKPKGCVFEYVYLARPDTDIAGRNVYLSRVEMGRKLAKEAPVEADLVIATPESGTPAAIGYAEASGIPFGAGLVKNAYVGRTFIQPSQTIRQLGIRLKLNPLKEVIKGKRLVVVDDSIVRGNTQRALVRMLREAGAAEVHIRISSPPVKWPCFFGIDFATRAELIANGMTIDEIGTSLGADSLSYISLDGMIEATTIAKPNLCRACFDGEYPMDLPDPELLGKQLLETELAAGPAATAAADAIRRP, encoded by the coding sequence GTGCCACGTGGTGACGGTCGACTCAGTCATGATCTGCTCCCCGGCGAGAAAGGCCCCCAGGACGCTTGCGGCGTCTTCGGGGTCTGGGCCCCCGGCGAAGAGGTCGCCAAGCTCACTTACTTCGGGCTCTACGCCCTACAGCATCGAGGCCAGGAATCCGCGGGTATCGCGGTAAGCAATGGCTCGAAGATCCTCGTCTTCAAGGACATGGGCCTTGTCTCCCAGGTCTTCGACGAGACCTCGCTCGGCGCCCTCCAGGGTCATATCGCGGTCGGTCACGCCCGCTACTCGACCACTGGCGCCTCCACCTGGGAGAACGCCCAGCCCACCTTCCGCGCGACCGGCCACGGCTCCATCGCCCTCGGCCACAACGGCAACCTCGTCAACACGGCGCAGCTCGCCGAGATGGTCGCCGACCTGCCCAAGCAGCACGACGGCCGCACTCCGCGCGTCGCGGCGACCAACGACACCGATCTGCTGACGGCCCTCCTGGCCGCCCAGACCCACGACGACGGCAGTCCGCTGACCATCGAAGAGGCCTCCGCGCGGATTCTTCCGCAGGTCCAGGGCGCCTTCTCCCTCGTCTTCATGGACGAGCACACGCTGTACGCAGCCCGCGACCCGCAGGGCATCCGCCCCCTGGTCCTGGGCCGGCTGGAGCGCGGCTGGGTCGTCGCCTCGGAGTCCGCCGCCCTCGACATCTGCGGCGCCGCCTATGTGCGCGAGATCGAGCCGGGCGAGTTCGTCGCCATCGACGAGAACGGTCTGCGAACCTCACGATTCGCGGAAGCGAAGCCCAAGGGCTGTGTCTTCGAGTACGTGTACCTCGCCCGCCCGGACACCGACATCGCCGGCCGGAACGTGTACCTCTCCCGCGTCGAGATGGGTCGGAAACTCGCCAAGGAAGCCCCTGTCGAGGCCGACCTGGTGATAGCGACCCCGGAATCGGGCACCCCGGCCGCCATCGGGTACGCCGAGGCCTCCGGGATCCCGTTCGGGGCCGGACTCGTCAAGAACGCCTATGTCGGACGTACGTTCATCCAGCCTTCCCAGACGATCCGCCAGCTCGGTATCCGGCTGAAGCTGAACCCGCTGAAGGAAGTCATCAAGGGCAAGCGCCTGGTCGTCGTCGACGACTCGATCGTGCGCGGCAACACCCAGCGGGCGCTCGTGCGCATGCTGCGGGAGGCCGGCGCGGCGGAGGTCCACATCCGGATCTCCTCGCCGCCGGTCAAGTGGCCCTGCTTCTTCGGCATCGACTTCGCCACCCGCGCCGAGCTGATCGCCAACGGCATGACCATCGACGAGATCGGCACCTCGCTCGGCGCCGACTCCCTCTCGTACATCTCCCTGGACGGCATGATCGAGGCGACCACCATCGCCAAGCCGAACCTGTGCCGCGCCTGCTTCGACGGCGAGTACCCGATGGACCTGCCGGACCCCGAGCTGCTCGGAAAGCAGCTCCTGGAGACCGAGCTGGCCGCAGGGCCCGCCGCCACGGCCGCGGCCGACGCGATCCGTCGCCCGTAA
- a CDS encoding META domain-containing protein, with translation MSLGLLTLAVLPLAAACGTEKDGGGSQTVGTGSGSGTPEVTGVRWTVEDLTVDGKKSAAPAGAYLKIDKNGEVGGNYGCNGFGATATVDGDAIDIGQAQQTDMGCGKERMTFETSFAKALADGTLTAKAGEDAKADAKNDKLRKLTLTTETGATIHLTEDKAAALYGTKWTITTVGETDAGSVSPLPSGAEAYLVLDQKKGTVSGKAGCNNVSAEATVSDGTITFGSPATTRRMCDGSLMETEKALLKIFDGKTAYKIDHRALSLTSANGTTVSATAAN, from the coding sequence GTGAGCCTCGGCCTTCTGACCCTGGCCGTGCTCCCCCTGGCCGCAGCCTGCGGCACTGAGAAGGACGGTGGCGGCAGCCAGACCGTCGGGACAGGGTCGGGATCGGGAACACCGGAGGTCACCGGCGTCCGCTGGACCGTCGAGGACCTCACCGTCGACGGGAAGAAGAGCGCCGCCCCCGCCGGCGCCTACCTGAAGATCGACAAGAACGGCGAGGTCGGCGGCAACTACGGCTGCAACGGCTTCGGAGCCACCGCCACGGTCGACGGCGACGCCATAGACATCGGACAGGCCCAGCAGACCGACATGGGCTGCGGGAAAGAGCGGATGACCTTCGAGACAAGCTTCGCCAAGGCACTCGCCGACGGCACCCTCACCGCCAAGGCCGGGGAGGACGCCAAAGCCGACGCCAAGAACGACAAGCTCCGGAAGCTCACCCTCACCACCGAGACCGGCGCCACCATCCACCTCACCGAAGACAAGGCCGCCGCCCTCTACGGCACCAAGTGGACGATCACGACAGTCGGTGAGACCGACGCCGGCAGCGTCTCCCCACTTCCCTCCGGCGCCGAGGCCTATCTCGTCCTCGACCAGAAGAAGGGGACCGTCAGCGGCAAGGCTGGTTGCAACAACGTTTCTGCCGAGGCGACGGTGAGCGACGGCACTATCACTTTCGGCAGCCCGGCGACCACCCGAAGGATGTGCGACGGCTCACTCATGGAGACCGAGAAGGCGCTGCTGAAGATCTTCGACGGGAAGACGGCGTACAAGATCGATCACCGCGCCCTGTCTCTGACCAGCGCAAACGGGACCACCGTCAGCGCGACCGCCGCCAATTGA
- a CDS encoding DUF6274 family protein, translated as MAATVRRHETRALLRAHLSAASGYPHLTRHCPICHRLQRLAMERCTDADGDVESDRADEAPRANSSSL; from the coding sequence ATGGCGGCGACCGTGCGACGGCATGAGACGCGTGCTCTGCTTCGGGCCCATCTGTCGGCCGCCAGCGGGTACCCGCATCTCACGCGGCACTGTCCGATCTGCCACCGGTTACAGAGGCTCGCCATGGAGCGCTGCACCGACGCCGACGGGGACGTCGAGAGCGACAGGGCCGACGAGGCACCGCGTGCCAACAGCAGCTCCCTTTAA
- a CDS encoding helix-turn-helix domain-containing protein produces the protein MTAEGADTVATKTGPTIRRMQLGQELRRLRQNALRDDGDGTGMTLAQAVKGLGFTESKLYRVENGLTGLPKVQDLKELLDRYGVTDPDDVEFLLEVHKNSLHRGWWSPYRSLMPSGFGMSVGLEGDAKILRVYQPDRMFGLFQTEAYARAQFEIAKPIDERTTEFVERNVEIRMRRKEAILRSERPVEVHAILEEAAVRRVYGGSETMREQYVHLAELAALDHVTVQILPMSQPVYRAADNFILMEFDPPLPRVVSIDTLDTVSLTDKDTELWRYARRFHAMAAGASAPMETPGFLEQLAREMEQR, from the coding sequence ATGACCGCAGAGGGAGCGGACACGGTGGCGACGAAGACAGGGCCGACGATCCGGCGGATGCAACTCGGTCAGGAGCTGCGGAGGCTGCGTCAGAACGCCCTTCGGGATGACGGTGACGGCACTGGCATGACGTTGGCGCAGGCGGTGAAGGGACTCGGCTTCACGGAGTCGAAGCTGTACCGCGTCGAGAACGGGCTGACCGGCCTGCCCAAGGTCCAGGACCTCAAGGAACTCCTCGACCGGTACGGGGTCACGGACCCGGACGACGTGGAGTTCCTGTTGGAGGTCCACAAGAACTCGTTGCACCGAGGCTGGTGGTCGCCGTACCGGAGTCTCATGCCTTCGGGGTTCGGCATGAGTGTGGGGCTGGAAGGCGATGCCAAGATCCTGCGTGTCTACCAGCCGGACAGGATGTTCGGGCTCTTTCAGACCGAGGCGTATGCGCGGGCACAGTTCGAGATCGCCAAGCCGATCGACGAGCGGACAACCGAGTTTGTCGAACGGAACGTTGAGATCCGCATGCGACGTAAGGAAGCCATTCTGCGCAGCGAGCGTCCCGTCGAGGTCCACGCGATTCTCGAAGAGGCGGCGGTGCGGCGTGTCTACGGTGGCTCGGAGACCATGCGGGAGCAGTACGTACACCTTGCGGAACTTGCTGCACTGGATCATGTGACCGTGCAGATCCTGCCGATGTCCCAGCCGGTCTACCGGGCCGCGGACAACTTCATCCTCATGGAGTTCGACCCGCCGCTGCCGCGCGTGGTCAGCATCGACACCTTGGACACGGTGAGTCTGACGGACAAGGACACGGAACTCTGGCGGTACGCCCGCAGGTTCCACGCCATGGCAGCCGGGGCGTCCGCGCCAATGGAAACTCCTGGGTTTCTGGAACAGCTAGCACGAGAGATGGAACAGAGATGA